Proteins encoded together in one Archangium lipolyticum window:
- a CDS encoding OmpA family protein: MRMRWCVLLLVPLVGCVSQKAFDSKSAEASSLQQRYNEEAERAKALEQKLSEAEKEREELESSLAQSDAERRALRKRVDELAALNQELSRSTEKLAAAKEALEKKSNEYENLAKSLKDEIKAGKIELSELKGRMVVKMKDKILFSSGSTKLNKEGQAALEKVAQALKDVEGKLIRVEGHTDNVPVDSKGEFASNWELSTTRALVVVQLLQEQGVPPTMLSALGYGEYQPIASNQTADGRSLNRRIEIVLAPAEQAPSAVVAASVKKAAPAPAPAVKPAAAKKK, from the coding sequence ATGCGTATGCGTTGGTGTGTCCTCCTGCTGGTTCCGTTGGTCGGCTGCGTCTCTCAGAAGGCGTTTGATTCGAAGTCGGCGGAGGCGAGCTCCCTCCAACAGCGGTACAACGAGGAAGCGGAGCGGGCGAAGGCGCTGGAGCAGAAGCTCTCCGAGGCGGAGAAGGAGAGGGAGGAGCTGGAGTCCTCGCTCGCTCAAAGTGACGCGGAGCGCCGTGCGCTGCGCAAGCGCGTGGACGAGCTGGCGGCGCTCAACCAGGAGCTGTCCCGGAGCACCGAGAAGCTCGCCGCGGCCAAGGAGGCGCTCGAGAAGAAGTCCAACGAGTACGAGAACCTCGCCAAGAGCCTCAAGGATGAGATCAAGGCCGGGAAGATCGAGCTGTCCGAGCTCAAGGGCCGCATGGTGGTGAAGATGAAGGACAAGATCCTCTTCTCCTCCGGCAGCACGAAGCTCAACAAGGAGGGCCAGGCGGCGCTGGAGAAGGTGGCACAGGCGCTCAAGGACGTGGAGGGGAAGCTCATCCGCGTCGAGGGCCACACGGACAACGTGCCGGTGGACTCGAAGGGTGAGTTCGCCTCGAACTGGGAGCTGTCCACCACCCGCGCGCTCGTGGTCGTGCAGCTCCTCCAGGAGCAGGGCGTTCCGCCCACGATGCTCTCCGCGCTCGGCTATGGCGAGTACCAGCCCATCGCCTCCAACCAGACGGCGGATGGACGCAGCCTGAACCGGCGCATCGAGATCGTCCTCGCGCCCGCCGAGCAGGCTCCGTCCGCGGTGGTGGCCGCCTCGGTGAAGAAGGCGGCCCCGGCGCCGGCTCCCGCCGTCAAGCCCGCCGCCGCGAAGAAGAAGTAG
- the coaBC gene encoding bifunctional phosphopantothenoylcysteine decarboxylase/phosphopantothenate--cysteine ligase CoaBC gives MEASALQGRRVIVGVGGGIAAYKACELVRELVRAGAQVRVAMTSAAKEFVTPLTFQALSGHPVLTDYFDPSQEGNFGHLDLARWAELYVVAPATADLLARIRAGMGNDTVTTSLLAFKGPVLVAPAMNVAMWENERTRENVEALIASPRFHMVGPGAGLLACGDVGSGRLAEVRDIVEAAARLFAAGPLAGRRVLITAGPTREYLDPVRFISNPSTGKMGLALAEEARALGARVTVVLGPVGEVARSGYEVVDVVSAEDMAREVLARVAEVDCFIASAAVSDWKPQTREAQKVKKSEGPETLTLVRTPDVLAEASRRVSGKARRPVLVGFAAETQRVVEYAREKLERKGLDAIVANDVTAPGAGFGVDTNRVSVLTRDGQQRELSGTKREVARAILELVKTLLPK, from the coding sequence ATGGAAGCTTCGGCTCTGCAGGGGCGTCGGGTGATCGTCGGCGTCGGAGGCGGCATCGCGGCGTACAAGGCGTGCGAGCTGGTGCGCGAGCTGGTGCGCGCCGGTGCGCAGGTGCGCGTGGCGATGACGTCGGCGGCGAAGGAGTTCGTCACGCCGCTCACCTTCCAGGCGCTCAGCGGGCACCCGGTGCTGACGGACTACTTCGACCCCTCGCAGGAGGGGAACTTCGGGCACCTGGATCTGGCGCGCTGGGCGGAGCTCTACGTGGTGGCGCCAGCGACGGCGGATCTGCTGGCGCGCATCCGAGCGGGGATGGGGAACGACACGGTGACGACGTCGCTGCTGGCGTTCAAGGGGCCGGTGCTGGTGGCGCCCGCGATGAACGTGGCCATGTGGGAGAACGAGCGGACGCGGGAGAACGTGGAGGCGCTGATCGCCTCACCGCGATTCCACATGGTGGGGCCGGGAGCGGGGCTGCTCGCATGCGGGGACGTGGGGTCGGGGAGGCTGGCGGAGGTGCGGGACATCGTGGAGGCGGCGGCGAGGCTCTTCGCGGCGGGACCGCTGGCGGGACGGCGGGTGCTGATCACCGCGGGCCCCACGCGCGAGTACCTGGATCCAGTGCGGTTCATCTCCAACCCGTCGACGGGGAAGATGGGGCTGGCGCTGGCGGAGGAGGCGAGGGCGCTGGGGGCCCGGGTGACGGTGGTGCTGGGCCCGGTGGGGGAGGTGGCGCGGAGCGGCTACGAGGTGGTGGACGTGGTGAGCGCGGAGGACATGGCGCGCGAGGTGCTGGCGAGGGTGGCGGAGGTGGACTGCTTCATCGCGTCGGCGGCGGTGAGTGACTGGAAGCCGCAGACACGCGAGGCGCAGAAGGTGAAGAAGTCGGAGGGGCCGGAGACGCTGACGCTGGTGCGCACGCCGGACGTACTGGCCGAGGCTTCTCGCCGGGTGTCGGGGAAGGCGCGACGGCCGGTGCTGGTGGGGTTCGCGGCGGAGACGCAGCGGGTGGTGGAGTACGCGCGCGAGAAGCTGGAGCGCAAGGGGCTGGACGCGATCGTGGCCAACGACGTGACGGCGCCGGGAGCGGGCTTCGGCGTGGACACGAACCGGGTGTCCGTGCTGACGCGGGATGGCCAGCAACGCGAGCTGTCCGGGACGAAGCGGGAGGTGGCGCGCGCCATCCTGGAGCTCGTGAAGACACTTCTCCCGAAGTGA